Genomic segment of Oncorhynchus keta strain PuntledgeMale-10-30-2019 chromosome 5, Oket_V2, whole genome shotgun sequence:
ccactatggcctatttattgccttacctcccttatcttaccgcatttgcacacattgtatatatacttttctattatgttattgactgtaagtttgtttattccatgtgtgttgttgtttgtgttgcactgccttgctttatcttggccagatcgcagttgtaaatgagaacttgttctcaactggcctacctggttaaataaaggtgaaatatatcaAATAAAAAACAAGCTTTAATGTTATTCAGAAGTAACATATCATTGTCTTCCTTGGTAAAGAAAGTACATTCTTACAGTGGCCAAATACTGATATATCTTTGTCTGCACTTTCAGCATCTCTGATACAAGTAGTACCATATTGAGCCCATATGTCCAGGTGCATCATAATTGGTTAGCTCAAGTGATTGACCAGCGCCGGCTAACCACTTCCTGCAAGATGGATCTTTATAGGTTCCCCCTTGACACCCAGAGCTGCAGCATCACCTTTAAGTCCATGATACACAGaggtaaccccccccccctcacacacGTGTCTTTGTACCTTAGCCTCTTTCATCAACTCCTTTTTCTCAGCTCCTTTTCAGAGGGCTGTACTATAAAAACATGTAACATCAACAAAATATTTTATCTGTTCAGCATCAGAAATAAAATTGCGGGCATTCGCCAGCGACACTGCAGTGAACCACATAACTAGGGAGAGCATGACTACACTGGATGAATGGGACTTCCTGGGCATTGCTATGACTGAGGAAGAACTAAACTATGGTGGTGATGAAAAATGGCATCAGCTAATATACAAGGTATTAATTGAGGCAAATGACAGCATGATCTTTAAATAGAATGACTGTTGTTATGTTAGGACTATTTCATAATTTGCAAGAGACTAATACAAACTGAAGGGATCACACTTGTCCCTTTCATAATTATAATGAGTATTTTTTGTCTATTGTGCATTCTAATTTATATGATCCTTTTCCCCTTCCATACAGATCACCTTACGAAGGAGGCCACTATTATATATAATCAACCTTGTGGTACCAATTGCCTTTTTTCTTGTGTTGGATTTGGCCTCCTTTTTCGTCAGTGAGGCCAAAGGGGAAAAGCTAGGCTTCAAAGTGACCATACTCTTGTCCATCTCTGTCCTATTGTTGATTCTCAATGACATCCTTCCCTCCACAGCAAATAACCTGCCAGTGATAGGTGAGAGGTTACCACATTATAGGTTTACAGCATGGTAAATACAAGAACACCCCTCCAAATTGTATTTAGCCTCATGTCATTTGCACAGTCTTATTCTCATCTTTATTCTGAATATTTCCCCATCATTTCCAAAGTGATTTCATTTTACAGTTAaggtcggaggtttacatacaccttagccaaatacatttaaactcagtttttcacaattcctgacatttaatcctagtaaaaattcccctgtcttaggtcaattaggatcaccactttattttataaatgtgaaatgtcagaataatagtagagagaatgatttatttcagcttttatttctttcatcacattgcccatgggtcagaagtttacatacactcaattagtatttggtagcattgcctttaagatgtttaacttgggtcaaacttttcgggtagccttccacaagcttgccacaataagttgggtgaattttggcccattcctcctgacagagttggtgtaactgagtcaggattgtaggcatccttgctcgcacatgctttttcagttctgcccacaaattttctatgggattgaggtcagggctttgtgatggccactccaataccttgactttgttgtccttaagccattttcccacaactttgaaagtatccttttggtcattgtccattcgggagacccatttgtgaccaagcttcaacttcctgactgatgtcttgagatgttgcttcaatataaccaCCTAATTTtctatcctcatgatgccatctatttgtgaagtgcaccagtccctctgcagtaaagcacctccacaacatgatgctgccaccccatggttgggatgatgttctttggcttgcaagcatcccccttttttcctccaaacataacgatggtcattacggccaaacagttctatttttgtttcatcagaccagaggacatttctccaaaaagtacgatctttgtccccatgtgcagttgcaaaccgtaatctggctttgttatggcggttttggagcaatggcttcttccttgctgagcagcctttcaggttatgtcgatataggactcgttttgctgtggatataggtactttagtacctgtttccttcaacatcttcacaaggtcctttgctgttgttctgggattgattttcacttttcgcaccaaagtacgttaatctctaggagacagaacgagtctccttcctgagcagtatgatggctgcatggtcccatggtgtttatacttgtgtactattgtttgtacagatgaccgtggtaccttcaggtgtttggaaattgctcccaaggatggttgatttcttttggtcttggctgattgcttttgaatttcccatgatgtcaaacaaagaggcactgagtttgaaggtaggccttgaaatacatccacaggtacacctccaattgactcaaattatgtcaattagcctatcagaagcttctaaagccatggcatcattttcagttattttccaagctatttaaaagcacagtcaacttagtgtatgtaaacttctgacccactgggattgtgatacagtgaattataagtgaaataatctgtctgtaaacaattgttggaaaaatgacttgtgtcaaggacaaagtagatgtcctaaccaagttgccaaaactatagtttgttaaccagaaatatgtggagtggttgaaaaactagttttaattactccaacctaagtgtatgtaaacttctgacttcaactgtatatcattgACATCTCCCTTTCTCCAGCTATTTACTGCATCGTAATCTTTGCCCTTACGGGCCTCAGCCTCCTGGAGACCATGCTAATGAGCTTCCTGATTGATATGGACAGCAGGGTTGATCAGGACGTCCAGACCTCTAAGACCTGTGAAGAGACTCAAGAAGAGACTGAATGCCGAAGAGGTGAAATCTGTTCTTTTTTCATTTTCATAAGAGATTGATAATGATCCAGGACATTACTGAGGCCATAGATGTAGAATATAATACCCCCAACACAAATGATTAGACTTCAGAAACTGCAAGAAAACCTTCCAATTTTCTTCATAGAGCCTGAGAGAGATGCTGAGAGCAGCCTGGAGAAGGTGGACACCTTTAACAAGAAGGACCTCGATGGAAACTGGCTGAACAACCCCTACCTGCTGCAGCTGATCCTAAAGGAGGTGCAGAACGTACGGCAGGAATGGTTCTCTGTTAATGTGAGATGTGGCAAGGAGAAGCCGGGGTACTGGGAGAAAGTGGCCAGACGCATTGACCAGACTTACTTTTGCCTTTATCTCATTACCACCATTAGTTTTCTGATATTCATAAGTTTCATGTGGCTTCATTAACTGTGCACAGTGCATTTACAATATATGAGGATTTTTAGGCACTTTGGGTTACTTATATGCATAATATTGGTACTTAATGGTAAATAATACTGGTAAATTCCAATAAATTATTCTTTATAAATAGCTGTTTCCCTGCAAGACCTGTAGACTAAAGCTTTTAATATATTTGACATTATCTTCATTACCTAACCTGACTTAGGTTCACTTAGCTACTGCTTCTGTTGTTAAGGCTATTGTTCATGTCTGTGATTGAGctaactgaaataaataaattactaTTTGCAACATATTCATTAAGTTGTTTCCAGTGGTGCATGGAAAACATCCATGGGCAAGCCTCTCCCCAAAAATCATATTACaacctgtgttgtgataattgcattgtttgctctataacctgttagttcatgtGCCTTGCCACtgtgatatacagtgcattagggaagtattcagaccccttgattttttacagctttattctaaaatgtaaaaaataaataaatcgcaatctacacacaataccccataacacaaaGTGATAACAAGttgagaaatgtttgcaaatttattacaaattaaaaactgaaataccctattgacattagtattcagaccctttgctttgaggctcgaaatttagctcaggtgcatcctgtttccattgattcttcagatgtttctacaacttgattggagtccagctgtggtaaattcaatgaaTTGGACATGATacggaaaggcacacacctgcctatataag
This window contains:
- the LOC118384709 gene encoding 5-hydroxytryptamine receptor 3A-like, translated to MEDCSYHRLQDHLGLSQINESTTGLRPVVHWTNCTLVMVDMILFGIMDLNEKSSTFTSYVLISTAWVNYFIAWEPKEFCGISKMTVPRERVWIPDIGIQEDISDTSSTILSPYVQVHHNWLAQVIDQRRLTTSCKMDLYRFPLDTQSCSITFKSMIHRASEIKLRAFASDTAVNHITRESMTTLDEWDFLGIAMTEEELNYGGDEKWHQLIYKITLRRRPLLYIINLVVPIAFFLVLDLASFFVSEAKGEKLGFKVTILLSISVLLLILNDILPSTANNLPVIAIYCIVIFALTGLSLLETMLMSFLIDMDSRVDQDVQTSKTCEETQEETECRREPERDAESSLEKVDTFNKKDLDGNWLNNPYLLQLILKEVQNVRQEWFSVNVRCGKEKPGYWEKVARRIDQTYFCLYLITTISFLIFISFMWLH